The nucleotide sequence CGTCTGCCCCACCGCTCGCCATCGGCCCCTCCCCACCGCTGACGGCTCTCGCTGGCCGAGCCCGGTCGGCCCAAGCCTTACTCTATTTCCTTCCCGTGAAGATGAGAAGTGGAGGGACCTCGCGCTTGAATAAGGGAAAAGGAAGGGGCCTAAGTGCATAAATTAtgactcagttgaatagtgcagcagactgcgggttgattcatgAAAAACTTAGGGGCCTCGTTGTAATTGTGTTTTTCCTTTATCATTTAAtttggctgaaactttggaaaaccatagtaaattgtagaaaaatactaaaatagcaaatgaggactttttggaatccttgtgaaattatatatgtaatggatctataatatggcatgatttagtttaatgtttttgctgtaaaaataaatttatgcagttaggtttttaatactagttatgtaatgtctttttcataactgcagttgttgtgctcaaataaatgtgaaatttttatggtagtctactgatgctatttatatgctgtggtaaaaattttaggagtttaTGTTTCATAGTTAAgatatataaaaataacaaatgctcaGTGTTGCTTTGCTCTTATTCTGAATAgacctgcatgtttgaattaattggctcagttaagttatgaatcatgactttatgacaatacctgagttgtattacttttcttaagattttcaaaaagttaaatagcataattttttgttaagtagatttttagttattgttgcttaaatttttgtggttgtttctgcccaaacccagatagggttgccttgttggtactgtggggcctttttaatagtGAACTTAGATTTAGGTGttcataacaaagttgtttataattttctaatctttataaaaagtctagaaccacaattattggacatgtggaactctagttatagctgtttaaagttgcatatcagattctatccatgttttagatagagatgcattcattggattaattgaccttgttaactgtagaataatattaatatgagaataataaagttgtaggtaacttcataatattttcaaaaagttatgattcatgttttttggaggtctagaactccaattatgcttctctaaagttcctatcaattttctgtaccactgctgtttgggctgcatgtgcagttttgtttgtgcaattattttcatggtgtaaatgatgttttctgtggttgtggtgagtaccaaagttgtaggtaactttataatctagcttgtgttaaatttgcatgaccataggcctgataatttaggagctatatattttataatttccctatcaggttttgcatgctctctgtacatatctgaatgattgtgttgtttgacccaactaagctttgaatcatgtcttgtaGATAATATAAGAAGTTTAGTGATTTTCATGAGATTttcaaattgttaaagatcactccttttggtggtctaaatcttcagttataagcttgtgaagttgcatggcagaatctgtccaagtctggatagaggtgcttgattgaccttgttaatggtggaatcaccttgatatgataataaacatgttttagataatttaataagctttctagaaagttaaggttcatgcttgtttgatgtctgtaactctagTTGTGCcgttttgaaactactactacttttatgtcctagttctgtgcagatctaaaacattggcatgtttgacctagttagatttggaataagcttttggtgataataataaTGTTGTAGGctatttcattagctttctataaagtctaggatcatctTCTTTGGATGTCTGCATCTCTAATTATGGTTAAAATAAGTGACTGCTGTGCTGCtatctagatttctatacatgtgttaGGTGATCGCTTTagctgctcttgttttggctaaacatgttgtttagtttttgatcgatgcatgtgtgcaatatctgaacttaagttcatgTATGTTTCGTGCcttatatgcttgctatccctttataataggttgtgtgatgtttagttaaataactctaggtgcctatgtcttgcatgatcttatgtttgaccTGAATACTATTATGTGAtccatctcatattaccattcttcatattcatgcacttgcatcttgcatctcatctaggtacgctagatcaaccacgtgaaggacgtgatgttggagccgaccccgaagatggtgtatggtggacctatcccaaagatagaaggactaagcaagtgccgagatAGGAGATACTCGCCAAgcaagtgtcgtctaacaaacactaacctagtgttggatcacaggcaagccccggagcattctaagcctcctatgtttttataaatatcacttgagttctttatgcttgatgcattaggttataagagttgattggaaccacttgatgcatagaactaccttgtccagaaatataccttgaaccatatgtaaggatcgaatgtatgcttagcgatgcttagaccggtagaactcggatgatttcctatcacctgcgagatatacgTGGATactaaagcacggttggctatattttctatcgtggaaatgaccatgtgttaataataaatggagaccgagcgagatgtcgatagagaagcaacaagacatggaggtcttgggtgtggatctatccctgtttgtgtcatttaaggaccgatgcgttgtacgtcctcatatcatgttgaacgcatgcctaccATTTAGtaggctggataactcgttccgaccgcgaagccgagtagctcaactcaggccggaagtgaagccaagtagctcaaccgtgggcatactccttggtgtcactttatttctggtttaagatgggtaagtgTAGTTGAGTATAttcgtgtactcagggtttatcccaccatattgcaggtgaagttctcggcctgctgaagatggtggctaaccgccagtgggctcggtgactctatatttatttttcatctatatgcttttgtctgaggatgttacttatgctagcaatgtatttggaacttatattaatgtagtcatttgaaagctatgttgttttcactaaccgGTTTTGAAACTTAAAcgtgtactattatttatgaatccatttataatattatttttgctgctactctgcgtatgtgatgtgtatttgcttaatcacgcgatcttggttgtgatgttgatttaccgaggtccttcttgacactcgacggacttccgggtttatataagtgaaagtatgtgcgtgtcaataTGTTAGCAGgaacagccgtacttgatcttgtataaattgggcggttctgtcatagctTGGCCCCACtagacagagagagagaaaaacaagaggaTAGAACAagagaagggtattttggacattTACACTGACCGGGTCCATATGTAAGGGCTGCCAGACGGTAAAAAACAAACAGAACATAGATGGAATAGCTTGGAGGTTTAGAATGATGACACTTGTGGGAGCTCAAATTTTTTAATGGCTTATACATAATTGCAAACTTTAttaatggcacacaggtaaaagcctcAAAATACAACACACATTTCACGTTTGGGTAGCACTACAGACAAAAGGTTCAATACCCATTTTTTATCTTCTCCAACAATAAAACTCAAAAGGGAATCCTTTCTATAAATTGGTTTACAGGAGAGGAtattcagatttgaattatacCTCTTCTGACAGCCAAAATGGAtcttccatataggtactctgttggaggctgcaGGTATTATATTGAAGactcattttgggtttgggtcttATGATGAGTGAGCCTCGGAGGGTTTGGGTTGGGTCCTGGGGACGCAGCGGAGGGAAAGGACTTTTGGGATGGAGGTTAAATAGCAGTATTCGTACTTGGTTTTTATGGTTTTCTTAGATCCtatatgaaaaaaaaaaatctgaccCTATAGGTAAAGAACAAAGTACTATCTAATAGAACTTATATTTATGAACAATTAACAATAAAAATTATTTTAATATAACTCATTTAAACTATTTAAAAGTTATCACTATGTCTACTATGGTTAATAGTAAAGGTTAAAGTTAATTTATGATAATTTTAAAATTTATATTTATGATAATTTAGAACTACTAAAAATCTATATTTATGATATTTTTAATACTACAATTGATGCTATATAAAGCTTAAGTCTAATTAACTTTAACATGACTAATCATATTAATTTTAAGTACTTTAGTTTATTTATGTCTttattaattttttatatatgtaACTTTATTTATGTGTATTAAAAATATTTATCTACACTTTTACTGGTTTTTATATATTGGATTATTGAAATATTTATTGATATACATGTTACATACAATAGTATATGTTATCTTCAAAATCAAATAGATATCTAAGTGCAAATCCGAATTCGAGATATATGTTTGTATCCATATCTGATAATATTTATGTTCCTATTCGGGTTCGAATTATAAAACGTGGTAAATAGTGCTATCCTATATGAATCCAATAGGCATCCATCCCTAACGGATTGCGATAGGAAGCCAGGGATTATTTTTATCTAACGGGAGTTTGCGATTCGAAGGTGGCACGGAGCCTCTTCGATTGATGTGCAGGTGTATTTAGGGAAGCATCAAAGACTGTGAACCATATGGCTGAGACCGCATCGATGGTTTAAGTCAGTCTTAGCGAGTGTTTCATCaaagttttatttttatttaataaactgcTACATAAGCACTTTTAATGATGTGACAGCACtattaaaaaaagagagaagtgaGTTTCATAGGAGTAAACTCTCTCACGATCAGCAACCCTTTATGAGTCATAAAATTAAATGTTTTTTTTATGAAACTATAGAATTAAACTCTCCATTGAGAGTGGGAGTTTTATTGACAGCACTATTAAACGCTCCATGGCTCCAGCATGAGTTCAGGTTCGAGAGAATCCACATCCAAATCAAGGACTCTGGGGCCTGGGCAATTCAAAGAAAACAGGGGAGTGATCAGGAGTATAAGCCTCTATAAGGTTTTCAGTTGACATGTGTGGAAAACTGGGTGAATCTGTACTCCCTCCAGCAAGTCAATTGGTAATTTGGTATGCTGCCTTGCCAATATATGCTGCAGAACGGTGAAGGACCCAAAATACTTTATGGGCCAACTTGGGGCACGAGCTATTGACAACCGAGGACGATGCATAGGGCTGCAGTTTCAGTACAAAACTATCACCACGTCGGCTTGTAGTTGTAGTGACTACCGTGTGCAACAGTTGTGGTTTAAGAAAAGTGGAAGGCAAACATGCTTTGCACCTGTGCTGTGACGTGCACAGGTTTAGGCTAGGCGGCCAAGCTATGAGTGAGAGTGAAAGAAAATGGACGAAAAAAGGGTGTGGGAAAGGTGAGAGTGAGGAACTGACAGAATGGGGAAAAAAAGTGAGTGATGAATGGCAAGATAACGTGGCACTCTTGTTCAATGATCACAAACTGAAGCGATCATTCACCGCAAACTCATAACATCGAGAGTTCGAGACATCGTACAGTTGACACTTCACAATGTACTGCTTGGGGAGAACAAACtgtctgaaactctgaatctTACGAGCCAGCATACGAGAATCtagaaataataataataataatagacgGGAGGCTCCCAGGCATTATTATGCTCCCGGTGATAAATGTTGGTGTGTCAGTTCATAATTGGAGAACCAATCCCCGTGCCGCATTAGAGCTTATTCGGTTAGCTCCAATCCAAGGGGATTGAGGGAGATTTTATCCCTACGAGTCAAAATCTTTCTCAATCTCTTTCAGTCTTCTCGAATCGGATCGAAGATTAACTGAACAAACCCTTAAGAAGGATAATGGAACTAGTTGCAATCAAGTTGCTAATTTCAACTTTGACGAACACATAACCTTAAGTGAAACGAATAAACAAAGTAGAACTTTATTCGCAACAAACAGCTGATGGGCATTTTTATCCTAGGATCACCACACAACTAGTTCATTTACGTGCCCTGTCCTCGGTGCTGCCGATGACAAGCGTTGGCAGATCAGCACGGCTGACATCGGGGACGCCGGCCAGCGGCAACGGCGACGACTCGAGCACTGGCCTCCTCCCTCTAAGCTTGATGAGTGAGCCCTTGATCATGTCCCCCAGGGACTTGAAGGGGTTGCTCAGCTTGCTCTGCACCCAGAGGAGGAACGACACCTCGTTGACCTGCCACACGGCCGTCAGGACGATGACGGTGCCGAGGAGCAGGTGGGTGATCATGTTCTGCCTCTTGATCTTGTTCAGGTCCTTGGCGATGTCAGCGAGCTCCACCACCTCCTTGCTCTGTTCGCCTTTCCCTGCAGGCTCGTGATCCAGGTGGGAGGAGTTTGGTTCCAAGATGTCTGAATCTGTGTCGTTTTCAAGTTCACCTAACTGTCAAGAGGTAACGGTGTCAGTACGTCATTTCAGATTTGCATCTAGAAAGGATGGAGCAAATGTAGGGAACGAACAGCGTGCAGCAGAGCATCAGCAACAATCCTGAATTCCTGATTCCAGAGTTCCAGACGCACGAGGAACAGAAGCATACGTACCTTGGTGAGCAACGACGACAGGAGCTCCTGCTCCTCCTGCCTGGCCGCCAAGCGCTTCTCTTCTCCCTGGCCATCGCTCCCCTTCTCCAGGAAGCCATGgatggcctcctgcaccagctccaccttcctcctcctcctcctcctccttgtctcCTCCTCCACACCGACGCCTCCATTCAGGGCGTCGTCTCGCCCGTTGGCAAGGTCCATGGCGGCGAGAACGACGACGCAGAGGAAGGGGTGATAGGCGAGGTGGCGCTCTCGACTGACCGATCAATTCAAACAAACAATGCAGAGGAAAGAGGTAGGACACGCACCGCAGTACCGCACGCCTCTTTTCCGATTCCAGAAGTACAAAACCAAATCCACGTCGGCGTCACGGATTCGTCGAGACCTTCTCTTCTTTTCGTCGAACCAGTGCGGCGACCACGATGGGATGGGATCCTGACTCCCGAGGACGAAGGGCGTGGGAGAAGCTTCCGGAATTGGCGTGGCACCTAACATGTGCATGCGCGACGCGTATTGCTGCCGTACGTTGCTTGCCTAGTTACCTGCGTGCCACATGGTATAATGTGATTGGAGAACAGATCAGTACCAAATAAGCTGACATAGATGGCCATTCGGGACGCCCGGCACGCCCGATCAGGCCGGGCCACGCAGGGCACGACGGGCCGTGCTTGGTGTCAAGCCAACGGCACAGGCACGGCCCCTCGGGCTGCTTTTCGGGCAGGCTGACTCGAAAAGCAGCCACGGGTCAACTCGAGGCCCACTCAGAGAGGGAAGGAGAGGCCAGGAGGGAAGAGGGGTTGGGGCAGGGCGGCGGCCGGATGGAGTAGGGCCAAGCCGACCGCGACAACCGCAATGGCGCCAATGCCGTTCCCGTGCGTGgctccagcttgctcctcgtcgACGTAGGCCGGCGACGGCGACTCGCCACGGTAACAGCAGGCTCACTGAGGTTGGGGGCTGCTCTTCCTGTCATCCATGGTCGCACTGGATCTGAGAGAAATgaaggaaggagagagagagaatgaGAGGGGAGAGACGGGGCATCCACGAGGGAAGGGGAGGAGGCTCACGCGAATGCGAGTGGGGCGTCCGCAAGGGTCACGCGACGGCACTAGTCGTGGGTGCGGCGGATGGAGTGGGAAATTGAGAATTAGGGTTAACAGTTAAAAGCACTTTATATATACTTGCGGGCCTTTATCGGGCCTAGACGGTTTTAACGGGCCGTCCCGTGCCAGCCCACGTGTCTGGGGTGCTGCCCAAGCACAGCCTGCTACTACGGGCTGTGCCAGCCTAGACCCGCACGTCACTGAGCCGGGCCGCACTCGTGCTGGGTCAAAAGTGCGGGCTTCGTGCCGCGGGTTGTATGGACATTTATGTACGCCATCGAGAAGACACGATGCTTATTATGCTCGACgcgtatcataaatattaatatattattaTAAATATTTAGTTACAACTAAAAAATTAATCCTTTTAGAAAATAAAGATAGCATTTTTAATGAAACAGAGAGAGTACTTTATATATTCCTTTAAATCTCGTCAGAGCAATTTGGGTCTGTTCGCTTCTGATTTAAGACGTGTTTGGGCTGCAGCTGAACAGCCCAAACAGTGGCAGGGGATAAGCCCAGTCGTCCGGATCCTTGCTACGCTGATTGCCTgattttcctctctctctctgattTATGCGATAGAAAAATGCTCAACTCGTAGGGCTCAGGTCTCAGAATCTCTGTCGCCCCTCCCTATCGCTACGCCGCCGCCTCTGTCGCAGCCCCTCCTGTTGTTAGAAAACGCTCGACTCGTAGGGTTCAGGTCTCGACAACATACTTTAAGTTCTCTTATTATGCTCAGTGTGAATCAATGTGGAAAGCATCGCAGAAAGAGTGATATCTTTCAGCTATAGGATCATGTTTTTTCTCAAATACGTAAAAGGTTACGTATCTTTGTATTAAGATCGAGAAATAGTGAAAGTTACAATGACGCGCCACGAACGCGGCACACTATGGGGTTAATGTTATACAATCGGCTTTGTCTTCCCTAACAGAAAGAGATCATGGGTTATTACTCACTAATCATTACCTAGCTAGCATCGGCGGTCGACGCGCTGGCTTGCGTGGCGCCTTGCCCGCTCTCCTTGTGAGTCTGGAAAAGAGCTACCGCATTGTCTCAGCATGCGAGGGGTTGAGCTGGTCAACGAAGATACTATCGAAGGCGTTCTTGGTTGTTGTGGTCGTCTGTCCGTCGAGCAACCCCATCCGCTTCATCACTAGCACATCTCCTCGCTTAGAAGCCAGGACGGGTGAAAGCACCTAGGCGGCGATCCTCCTGCTGCGGATCGACAACTCCTCCTGCTGCGGATCGACAACTTTGGTTGTGCCTCCATAGCTGGCTGAGGGAGCAGCGGTAATGGCACCTTGCGTAGGATCTTGTAAGTGAATCGTTTTAGCCACTTGGCGACGGAGCTCCCACCTTCAGCTGGTCGGGGAGGGGTGGTCATGTCCATGCCTAAGGATGGCGCTAGAGCTTTCTGGGCACGCCTTGGCATCCACGACGCCGTGTTCTCCTCCCGAGATGGCGTGACGTGTGGCTACCCCTGCACAGGTGACAACGGAGGCAAGTTCGTCATCCACTCGGTAGCCTTCTCCGACGAATGGTTGTCCACCAACGATACTTCAGGTTCCTGAGAGACGGCCACCGTAGAAAAGTCATACGGACCCCCGACGTTCGTTGGAGAGTTAAGCGTAAGGCGGTGGGTTCATGATGATAGAAATGTTACAGGATCACTAGCCATAAATCTAGCATACCTACTTACATTTAATGAAGTGTAAACCCTAGAACATGTACTAGTATGGAATTAACAGAGAGAGAGCGGGATGCGGGTAGCAAACCATCAGTCGccttcgtagaagacgagctggccatcgTGGTGCTCGGTGGAGGCACGGCGGTGAAAAGGCGGCGGTGCAGTGGCGACGTTGGCcagtgtcgacaaaagatgctcggcagtcctccgaggggtatcccatgaaggtagattgatcggtagaggtgcgtataatcaagaacaagaagacaacagagacacaagagttagataggtttgggccaccggcacgacgtaataccctactcatgtggtctgttggtttgtattggctatcgtatgatattacgtgtgtttgGATGTGGGATAGGGCAagccgactaggggacccctacccctccttatatactctaaagggtagggttacaaggaaagtatcctagtcGGTTACATAGCAAGTATTAGATTACAATATCTGTAGTATCCGATCAGATTTTCTAGATGCCTTGCGGTGTACGCGGATCAGTGTCGTGCGCTGCAAGTCTTGAATCTTGTGGGCTGGAACATCCATGACTGTGCGGCCCATGTCCCttgccgtgggtacctagggttatacccccacagctagtctccgagtgccttgtatcctttgagcagcgCCGTCTTGAACAAGTCTGACCAATTTGAtgtgaagccgaccagtttaactggtgatccgagcagtggaagtcgaagccgaccagtttaactggtgacctgggcaGTAAAAatcaaagccgaccagtttaactggtgacctaggcagtgaaagtcaatgccgaccagtttaactggtaaggAGACCTCGAACTTAGCCAaataaggcttgctagaaggatgtaaggggcttaagataaaatttgaaaaatcttccacttaggagaagtgtagccacttagactccatcaataaggagggtaaatcaagaaataagcactacattcaccgccaggtgaagtgtagccacttagtccctcaagcctgctggaagatgaagaatgcaTCTTtaagtagggtcaaagaaaagaagtctaaaagcttactGACGCCATCTGATATGCACGTATCAAGAacccagacatgctgcccaagatcagcaccctgatccgaatagcatgaagcagcttgatagcacaccgatgatgCTTTAGTGCTCGGAGGGGGAGCTACTAAAGCCTCATCGTCGTCCGACCACTCGGATATCGCCGCACTCTGCCAACTGTCTTGAGCTTATCCGAGCAGGTGTAaataaagccgagcagtcagactcatagtccgaccactctaatgagtCGTCGAGCAGTTGTGGACCATAACCGACCAACTTAACTGTCTGGCCGAGCATGGGcttacccaagtaaggcttgccagaaggatgtaaggagctcaagttcaaaattgaaaatttcctcactgtgaaccaagtgtgcccacttaaagtccgaccatgagaaagggagataatcttcttcaacttcggGAGGCACAGAGTCTTCTAATGAatagattaaagaaaacacactcaccgcaaggtgaagtgtgcccacttagtccccgagcctgatagtaggtgacatggtcacgcgGTGCCAGTgtccagaaagtagaagaaaaacATAAAACCATCTGAGCAGGCAAACAGTCCATGAGCTGAGCCCTAAAATGAAaaacgcacattcaccgcaaggtgaagtgtacccacttattcctcgagcctactagaagataaagaatgaatcttgtagcagggttagAAATTAGGAGCTTGATATTCCGGTGTTGATGCGTGAAGTAGCCAACGTCATCTGCCATGTATCTACCAAGACCCCCAACATGTTgtctaagatcagcaccctgatccgaatagcatggagcaacttAATAGCACAAATGGCATGCAATGCCGTCGAAACATAGTAAAATCCAACCGCCAAGAGAGTCCCCAGCTTGTCTGGTGACTTTTGCACGAAGAATcagaacaccgaggagtccttggtttagctggtgatgcttgcacgaagaatccgaacaccgaggagtccctagtgtagctggcgagcccccagcGTAGCTAACGATGAACCCATGCAATGAGCAATCCAACCAACAGGTCAATGGTGAAGTGAACGCCAAGCAGGGGTGAGTGCCGAGCAGTCTGACCAGTTGGTTAGCGGTGAAGTCCGTCCgataggtggtccgaccacctagacgatgatcatcTTGTCCAGTCCCTAAGCGTAAGCTCGTTGACCGAACTGTGCCCCTACAAAATAAatgtgtagaatgggtagtacatgatgtaaaaataaaatatatgaactccagagaagaatcagcaacggtgatgaaatagcgtatgcagctaggcgatcagttggtgtgaacacttagtgttattctgaagatgtgtttatatttaatataaaccgtccgaccagttagtgtgtagttgagtctccagcccttgctagcctgttaaccataacgcgaagCGCGGAGCCCACGTGCATGTAGGAAGAGCAGGGCGTCGCTAAGGAGGCGCTGCCGACCACCCCAAACATAGAGGGCaggcgctcgtgcacgtgtagggagaagacGGAGACAGGGCTATCTCTGggaacatccgagcatcaacatgactgtttaaggatttgccttagacttagctatatgtcatctttaagatggtatacatgaaagaaaatcatttggagagcaaacatggagaaaacatacATG is from Miscanthus floridulus cultivar M001 chromosome 7, ASM1932011v1, whole genome shotgun sequence and encodes:
- the LOC136463389 gene encoding uncharacterized protein: MDLANGRDDALNGGVGVEEETRRRRRRRKVELVQEAIHGFLEKGSDGQGEEKRLAARQEEQELLSSLLTKLGELENDTDSDILEPNSSHLDHEPAGKGEQSKEVVELADIAKDLNKIKRQNMITHLLLGTVIVLTAVWQVNEVSFLLWVQSKLSNPFKSLGDMIKGSLIKLRGRRPVLESSPLPLAGVPDVSRADLPTLVIGSTEDRARK